The Brassica napus cultivar Da-Ae chromosome C1, Da-Ae, whole genome shotgun sequence DNA segment GAATGCTTTGGTTGGAATAGCTGAGAAAGTGAACCGGTGGAACTCAGAGGAGAAAATGAATAAGAGTAGATGGACAGAGAAAGGGAAAGCTAATACTGAGAGAGTTGATAAGAAAGATGTATTAGAAGAAGCTACAAGAAGAACCAATAATGTCCAAAGTGGGGGAAAAAGCAATACTACTTGTGAGTTTCCTGAGAAAGAAGtaagaagaaaggaaaaggaTGACTGTGTTTCTGTAGAAACTAAGTCCATAGAGATCAGGGATCCTCAACAAGCTACTGcacaagaagaggaaaaggtTGTGCAAGAGACAACAACCAAAAGTGATTTGAgtgaaaccaaaaacaataaaaatggtTTAAAGAAACATACTGAAAGAAGTGAAGAAGTGAAAGAAGTGGAGGAAAGTTTAGAAGGAAACACATTTATGGGAATAGCTGAGAAGGTGAAAATGTGGAACTCAAAGTACAAAAAGAGTAGGAGAAGATATTCTATGGACAGAGGTAAAGGCAAAACAGGCAAACCTAATACCGAGAGAAATGAAGTGTTGCAAGAAGCTTCAAGAAGAATCATTAATGTCAAAACTGAGGAGAGAAGTATTACTACTTCAAAGGAGAAAGTTGTTGGTACACAAGAAATGAAGGATAAAAGAGAGACTAGTAGAGAAATAAAGCAGTGTGAACctgaagagaaagaaagaagaatggAAGAGGAAGAGCTTTGTTCTGATAAAGCCAAGTCCAAAGATATCACTGAGGTGAAAATCATGAGTTCTCAAGAAGTTATTATACCAGCAAAAGAATCTGCATGTCATGGTTCTCCAGAGAGAGGTAAAGAGCAAAGTTCTTCACCACAGGATGAAGAAACCAAAAAGGAAGAAtgtgaagaaaaaagagaagacGTGAAAGAAGTAGCAATAGAGTTTGCAAATGATTGGgatgaaaaagaagatgatgatgatgatgatgactatGAAGATTATGGAGATTTTGATGATTACATTGGAGAAATTTCAACTGATTGGATCTATGATGTGTCGAGGCCTCGAAGTTACTGGGAAGAGTTAAGGAAAGAAAGGTACCTTGAGGTTCTCAACACTGAATCGGATAAAAAGGACATATGTAACCTTATTCAGAGGTATATAACCTATGATCATTTCTCAAAgtcattttcaaaattcatttaaattttgagattgtaatctttttttttttttttttgcgaattGCTGTGCAGCCGAACAGTTTCCAACTTCTTGACGAGTGACTTGCGACAAAAAATCGATAATTTGATGACAAGTCTGGTGCAAAATCACTTAGGCGTACCAATCAatcaagaagaagacgaagaagaaaaagaagagtggGTTGAAGAGTGCTCAGCAAGGAACCAAGAAGATATTGAAACAGAGGAAGAACCAGAGAAGACAAATCTTGAAGCTGAAAGCGACACAATTCTTGAAGCTGATCATGACGCTTGCAGTCAATCATCAGAAAGGAGTAGTACGTTGATGATTTCGTGGAGTTTCAGGGATCAAGATATCGACAAGGATCACGAACCCACAACGTCTTTATCTCTGCCTGAGCCTTCATCTGCCACAAGTCAAACTGTGAGTTTTGCTTTTCTTCAAGTTAGGTTACGTGTTGGTGAAGTAAGATAAGATTGTCACTTTTTTTGTCTGATCTTCACTTAACAGACACAGGAAATGCAGATGATAAGTGATCTCAGGGAACAAATGGAGCAGCTTCAACTTGAAATGCTAGAACTGCGAAACACCGTTAAATCTTGCACTGATATGCAACTTCATCTCCAGAAATCTTCAACTCAAGATTCTTGTCGCTCTGGTCAGTTTTGTTATCATCGCACTAAACGTTTTCAAATTCTTTAACTAATGAAACAATCTTGTAGGCTCCTCTGCGGAACAACGAGTAGAAACTAAGAATCCGTTAAAACGCAAGTGTTGCGTTTGCTCTGAGATGCCTGTTGACTCGCTTCTGTATAGGTACGTACGTTTGCCATATCGCGATTTCAAATCGCAAACTCTGATTTAGTTAGTAACTAGCGGTcttggtaattttttttgtttctttgtaggTGTGGACATATGTGCACGTGTCTAAAATGTGCTCATGAGTTGCAATGGAGCAGTAAGAAATGTCCGATTTGCATGGCTCCAATCGTCGACGTTGTGAGAGCTTTTCTTGATGCTTAggattaaaaaaagaagaacaatattaatttatctGTTAGTTTGGAATCTGATACATCCGATTATACCTGATAACATTTGTTTGCCTTGTTGTTCTGCCATGTTGAGATCATTACAATAAAAAGTTCCGATATACTCCTCATATCATATGGCTTGTGCGTGGGACAATTCAAAAGTTAGAAAACTCCCATTGCTAATACTTTGCACTAATCttagattaagatccgcgccttgcgcgggataaacattatatataaaaattattttatgtattatatgttcttacatattatgaaataataaatatatattgaataattaaaactcagtaactattacatatataattaaattagtgcgaatgtataaatcaaatttattaatccaaacaatttttttaaaaaattgataggatatgtaattaaatttaaatgatattaacatacatattatatttttaatattaatgtctattaaatgatgctttctactcatatgtttttttgatcatgtgtatctttaatagcaaaaactttaaattactgataacaaaattttcattgtgagattaataattttagtaatttataatttaaaaaaaattatcaatgttagttcaaaacttttatcaaaaataattattcaaagtaaattttgaaattaaaatatttatttattcaatatggtttatagtttaatttagaatgatatatatatacatttatattttaaattttaatgattaattaagttagacttttatttatatgattttgtaatcttttttattttgtcataacaaaaattttaaaccatggatcgcaaaatttgaatgtgagacttttaacagttttagtaatttatagtcattttttaaaattcaaaatataacatatacagaaaaatctaaattttttataatatggttattgtgatttttttaaattattttaatagtttaaaattaaacaaatttgatagacgatatattatttttttaccagatctttattattcaaaatcattaattgtcatatatactttagccacattaggcaattccgtaatctttatttaaggaaataataaatgacattaataatgaatttatggttagtttaataaaaaaattattatataattagatggaccaacatatttctctaataattctaagaatcatcctagtgatgacacgtggctacaaaaagaagttgtaatgtttcacaaataatatataggggattaggCCTATATTTCCATATCATTTGGCCAATTAAACAAATCCAAAATGAGTGGAATATTAGCAATCGTGCTAACAACTTAGGTTATACTGAACCCAGTGATAAAATAACTTGTTGGATGTGTGGatctaatattaataaacaaatattttcttgGATTGTTTTAGTACTGTAGGAAAACATTAGATATGATCAAAGGAATTTTAAGACATACTAGTTATGAAAAAGAAGGCAAGTAAATccaaaaactttataatatgaTCAAGTGGACTACACGTTCTACATGTAGAGACAGCTCAGACAATACTACATCTAGCttagccattttttttttttgttaaccgaGGGTCCCAGGCCGGGGCCCATACATCCCTCGAGGCCCGCCACGTCATTTCCATCCAGAAGTAGCAGGGTGGGCCCGGGTGGCCACCTAGTGATTTAACCGTAGTGGAGTGCTTTCGAACCTAGATCGCTTAGTTCATTAGTGTCCGCCTACTACTAGGCCACCAAGAGGTGGTTAGCTTAGCCAATATTTAGGTTAGCTAAAAGCTGAGAGCTAGGTGCTGCTCAGCTTAGCTTAACTTTTTTAAAGAATAATGTGGCCAAAATCAATTATCTTGGAGATGTCTCCGTCTTCTACatgttaaataattaaatctatTCGATGTGTTAAAGACTTAAAGCTATATATTGAAGGACAACCTATGATACTTGGTCTTTTGCCTATGGCTAATTTTAGGCCAACGTGGCCTTATCATATTAAGACCCAATGAGTGGGAGATGTCTTGACTGAAACGTTGGAGAGAAGCCAAGATGAATAGTCACGCTGGCCTGGCCGACAGGTGGGTACTGGAGACAACGCCAGGTCTCCCACAGATGTTGGAATCCTGTAAACGAATTAACGAAACTGCGTAACAGAAAAGTACACAAAAATTACGGTAAGAAAACGCGGTCGCGGTTCATTATCTATTTCAAATGTCACACATTGTCACCCCTGAATATTCGTATACAAAAGTTAAGAAATTTTAACCGGTTTAACTAAAACTATATGATTCATTTGAGAAGGCTGTATGCCATCAGCTTTTAATGCTTGTTGGATATATATTGGCCAGTAATAACatgtatacaaaatatttttgtcgtTAATAATGCAGATGAATTTGGCGTTTACCACATAAAAACTGTTTGTTTTCTTCAGATGCATTATTAATTATCATGTAAACAATTTTCGATTAGTTGGTAATCatctttaatttttcttttatttatgacCTTTCCTTCCCTTCCCTTCACTTTACAGTTTCCATTATGACGTCTGCAAGTCAAAATAGTACAAAAATAggtaatgtgattttttttttctcctagATGGCTATCTCATGTTTTTGATAATGGCCCTGTTCCTTAGAGTCTGTTCTCTAGACTTACTATGTGTGTAGCTTTTGTATGTCATCTTACGTATCAATGAAATCCTTTCAGGTAATGTGATTATTCAGAGAGACCTTTAAAGAGGCTTTTATTACAAATACAAATAATGTCGTCAAAACCTAATACTTAAATAAAGACTCAGACCTAGCCAAACGAAGAAATCTGATTTTGAAGTTGAATTAGAAAATTTACCTGGCTTATTTTCCTTCCTtataacaataacaataattatattgtatctgtctataaaaaaaatctgaattaaAATTACGCGAAACAACACCatttacacacacacacacacacaattcGGTTTAATTTAGATtacatttttcttaaaaacgaAATTCACTAATAAAACACTCCTAgctaaatgaacaaaaaaagacTTCTGGCTAATAGCTACCCCTGCATAGCATGATTTGCTCAAGTAGTGATGGATTCAATGTCTCTAACTTTGGTATATCTTTTTTATAAGTTGTTTTCATTAAACCCTTCTTTATGTTCCAGATATACAAAGATtagcaaaagaaaagaaacatcccttactaaaataaaatagcaTATTCAGGAAATATCACGGAAAttgcatttttgaaaaaaatataatgaatataAACACACTAACACAGGTAACAAGACAAAGAAGAACAGGTTTGTGTGTGTACACACAATAACATACAGAGCAGAGAATAGAA contains these protein-coding regions:
- the LOC106362655 gene encoding FK506-binding protein 5-like, giving the protein MMTSDVETSQAFNYVLSPHERCIRGDNSNNNKKTKNNNSNNNNVRNIHVAFEKNLNVFVRDHLDNVTVASGENVDESTKAVSEYSSNKSSVLKTEEPRLSSSSIGSDPDPNLPHPSQQDKNASRKETMPASSLVQIWEARTTSSNQNQTQTDSRTSSSGSNVLENSESLIEEPVKEYETIQPIQEGKKEEHKEEEIESDSQSVSGEKEREGVRVMDIIRKLSSDTETTTGNNDNGSSSNENGKEVQTTTTETRTFPQVSCSPRIRGRQAFADLLIQMMRDREKELASLLDRHCVSKFTHRGRIQSTLRIRCYERCIAIQDKYRSKSWAAGSDLNRAGGSDLNRSPRGSGVMHLLKEKNKTNSENISSSISSRSRVMDKDPQKSVEKKVFEETMEKIDVKEVQEVVSAKEAVLSELVENKNGLKKSIGETIKKEVAERRGEKRETVAQEVVSAVETPKKAVLSETVENKNGLKKATGETIKKEVEERRGEKGETMEKPVSREGLEGRGDKETAKKAVLSESAEGKSGLKKPIGETLQKETTEGRGDKGETKENDIAKENVQGNALVGIAEKVNRWNSEEKMNKSRWTEKGKANTERVDKKDVLEEATRRTNNVQSGGKSNTTCEFPEKEVRRKEKDDCVSVETKSIEIRDPQQATAQEEEKVVQETTTKSDLSETKNNKNGLKKHTERSEEVKEVEESLEGNTFMGIAEKVKMWNSKYKKSRRRYSMDRGKGKTGKPNTERNEVLQEASRRIINVKTEERSITTSKEKVVGTQEMKDKRETSREIKQCEPEEKERRMEEEELCSDKAKSKDITEVKIMSSQEVIIPAKESACHGSPERGKEQSSSPQDEETKKEECEEKREDVKEVAIEFANDWDEKEDDDDDDDYEDYGDFDDYIGEISTDWIYDVSRPRSYWEELRKERYLEVLNTESDKKDICNLIQSRTVSNFLTSDLRQKIDNLMTSLVQNHLGVPINQEEDEEEKEEWVEECSARNQEDIETEEEPEKTNLEAESDTILEADHDACSQSSERSSTLMISWSFRDQDIDKDHEPTTSLSLPEPSSATSQTTQEMQMISDLREQMEQLQLEMLELRNTVKSCTDMQLHLQKSSTQDSCRSGSSAEQRVETKNPLKRKCCVCSEMPVDSLLYRCGHMCTCLKCAHELQWSSKKCPICMAPIVDVVRAFLDA